In Drosophila innubila isolate TH190305 chromosome 2R unlocalized genomic scaffold, UK_Dinn_1.0 1_C_2R, whole genome shotgun sequence, the following are encoded in one genomic region:
- the LOC117785187 gene encoding mitochondrial import inner membrane translocase subunit Tim10 codes for MAMPQISSADQAKLQLMQEMEIEMMSDLYNRMTNACHKKCIPPRYGESELGKGEMVCIDRCVAKYLDIHEKIGKKLTAMSMQDEELIKKMSS; via the exons ATGGCAATGCCCCAAATAAGCTCGGCCGACCAGGCGAAATTGCAGCTGATGCAAGAAATGGAAATAGAAATGATGTCGGATTTATATAACCGCATGACAAACGCCTGTCATAAGAAGTGTATCCCTCCACGATATGGCGAGTCGGAATTGG GCAAAGGCGAGATGGTCTGCATTGACAGATGTGTTGCTAAATATTTGGATATACATGAAAAGATTGGCAAGAAGCTCACAGCAATGTCAATGCAGGATGAGGAGCTTATCAAGAAAATGTCTAGTTAA
- the LOC117785184 gene encoding leucine-rich repeat-containing protein 10: protein MEAICHFFRTNYILANCEDVISKKAFSLNLSHYQMAELPEIIKRCDTLMKLYLNQNILTKVPSSLGNLFRLQVLALDYNKLTEFPMCICQLVRLKFLNVSCNNIICLPPELGNLTALETFWCNNTGLRILPAEISNCERLQTLGVRGNRLRTLPSSMGTLSELRWFTAENNELSEVPSTFGLLQNLVHLNLKENQLSRFPRLLISMPNLKFVFLNQNLIVDAPTRSDLEQLQFLRMLNLSKNPISTQAELQKLAQQQTNIYVEMSDDLLHDSAITLGRYSPNTQEEANANPNHESSSDWANSVRTSQLDSSDESTLENTIEDISVMLPEMSRYVTTF from the exons ATGGAGGcgatttgccatttttttcgTACCAATTATATATTGGCTAACTGTGAGGATGTGATATCTAAGAAGGCATTCTCTTTGAATCTTTCCCATTACCAAATGGCCGAGCTGCCGGAAATAATCAAGCGTTGTGATACGTTGATGAAGTTGTatctaaatcaaaatatattaacaaag GTACCATCCAGCCTTGGCAATTTGTTTCGATTGCAAGTCCTGGCGCTGGATTACAACAAGCTAACCGAATTTCCCATGTGCATATGTCAACTGGTCAGATTGAAATTCCTGAATGTCAGTTGTAACAATATTATTTGCCTACCACCAGAACTGGGAAATCTTACGGCATTGGAAACCTTTTGGTGCAATAATACAGGCCTACGAATCCTGCCAGCTGAAATATCCAACTGTGAACGTCTTCAGACTCTGGGAGTTCGAGGTAATCGACTGCGAACATTGCCAAGCTCTATGGGAACGCTCTCGGAATTGCGTTGGTTTACGGCTGAAAACAATGAGCTAAGTGAGGTGCCATCGACATTTGGATTACTGCAAAATTTGGTACATCTGAACTTGAAGGAAAATCAACTGAGTCGATTTCCACGCTTGCTTATATCAATGCCGAATCTGAAATTCGTCTTTCTTAATCAAAACCTAATTGTCGACGCTCCAACACGATCGGATTTGGAGCAATTACAATTTCTACGCAtgttaaatttgtcaaagaaTCCCATTAGCACGCAAGCTGAATTGCAAAAACTGGCACAG CAACAAACCAATATCTACGTCGAGATGTCGGATGATCTGCTTCATGACTCGGCAATTACACTTGGAAGATACAGTCCTAATACACAGGAAGAGGCAAATGCGAATCCGAACCACGAATCCTCCTCGGATTGGGCCAATAGCGTACGTACAAGCCAATTAGACAGTTCAGACGAGAGTACATTAGAGAACACCATTGAGGATATAAGTGTAATGCTGCCGGAAATGTCTCGTTATGTTACGACGTTCTAG